The Streptomyces collinus DNA segment CTCCTCGACCTCGAACCGGGACCCGTCGACGTGCCGTGAGGCGATCACCGCGGCGCAGCCGTCCTGCAACAGGGGCAGCACCTTGCCGAGGGTCTCGACCGGGGTCGCGTTGTCGGCGTCGAGGAACCCGACGAAGCGGGCCGTGGAGGTGACGATGCCCCGTCGTACGGCCGCGCCCTTGCCGCGTTCGCTGCACCCGATGACGTGGACGCGGGTGAGAGGGCTGTCGAAACGATCCGGTACGTCGTTCGTGCAGTCCACGGAGTTGTTGTCGACCACGACGACGGCCGACGACCAGACCTGTTCCCGGAGGTAGTCCACCGTCGTCCCGATGGTGCGGGGAAGGCGGCGCTCTTCGTTGACGGCCGGGATGACGATCTCCAGCTCGACCGGGGGCCGCCTGAGGCACGGGGGAATTCCCTCGCGTGTGTGCACAGGAGTTCACCTCCGTCGTGATCCGGCGGCGCCGATGCGTCGCCGTACGTTTACGACGTATACGAGCATCTTGTGCCGATTTGTTCTCATGCGTCAAGTGGGGCCGGGTATGGGTTGACGGGCACGCTTGTCCGGGCGACGATGTATGTATACGTCGTAAACATCGGATGGCGTCCATCGCGGGAACGGCAAGGGCGGTGAACATGAGCGCACCGATCGAGGACTTTGCCCTCCTCAGCGATCTGCAGACCGCGACCATGGTCGGCCGCGACGGCTCCGTCGACTGGCTGTGCCTGCCCCGCTTCGACTCACCCGCCTGCCTGGCCGCGCTGCTGGGCGACCGCGGCAACGGCTGCTGGCGCGTCGCCCCCGCGGGCGAGGCATCCGCCGGAACCCACTCCGACCGGTGCGCGGAGCGCGCCTACCGCAAGGACACCCTGGTGCTGGAGTCGCGGTGGGAGACCCCGGACGGAACCGTCCGCGTCACCGACTTCAT contains these protein-coding regions:
- a CDS encoding glycosyltransferase gives rise to the protein MHTREGIPPCLRRPPVELEIVIPAVNEERRLPRTIGTTVDYLREQVWSSAVVVVDNNSVDCTNDVPDRFDSPLTRVHVIGCSERGKGAAVRRGIVTSTARFVGFLDADNATPVETLGKVLPLLQDGCAAVIASRHVDGSRFEVEESAMRRCGGWMFRRLTRLTLPEIADTQCGFKFFDGRLAREAAATCRVDGFAFDVELLARIVRAGGTVVEVPVAWTDMPGSTFSARRDGIRSMADVLRISLSR